From a single Candidatus Thorarchaeota archaeon genomic region:
- a CDS encoding metallophosphoesterase, with protein MRIAAVADVHSPRFLQEFTMSLQECQRPDIFLLAGDIIERGSAEQFAVVLDTIDDVLGKGFPIVSCFGNEEYTEVRKNIISLVSGRVVILDEKAEIFTIDGVRVGIVGTQGSLDRPTTWQERHMPSIRSTFERRAHRAESLLRKIRSDVDRRILLMHYSPCLETCEGENTRSFPWLGSRKFYRVLIKERPDLVIHGHVHNAVVHEAEIGGTLVRNVALPAVGRVTELDIW; from the coding sequence ATGAGGATTGCGGCAGTAGCAGATGTCCACAGTCCCCGGTTCTTACAGGAATTCACAATGAGTCTTCAGGAATGTCAGAGACCTGATATCTTCCTGCTAGCGGGTGATATCATCGAACGCGGGAGCGCTGAACAATTCGCAGTGGTACTCGATACCATAGATGACGTACTCGGCAAGGGTTTTCCAATAGTATCGTGTTTTGGAAATGAGGAATATACTGAGGTCCGGAAGAACATTATCTCATTAGTGTCGGGGCGTGTAGTGATACTTGATGAGAAGGCTGAGATCTTTACGATTGATGGAGTCCGTGTCGGTATTGTTGGCACTCAAGGTTCATTAGATCGTCCCACCACTTGGCAGGAACGACATATGCCCAGCATTCGTAGTACTTTTGAGCGTCGGGCACATCGTGCAGAATCATTGCTCCGAAAGATTCGTTCTGATGTTGATCGTCGTATCTTACTAATGCATTACAGTCCCTGTCTTGAGACCTGCGAGGGCGAGAACACTCGATCCTTCCCTTGGCTTGGAAGTCGTAAGTTCTATCGTGTTTTAATAAAAGAAAGACCTGACCTCGTGATCCATGGGCATGTACATAATGCTGTGGTCCACGAGGCAGAGATTGGGGGAACGCTAGTGCGTAACGTCGCGCTCCCCGCAGTTGGTCGAGTGACCGAACTTGATATCTGGTAA
- a CDS encoding thiolase domain-containing protein, with amino-acid sequence MEKDVAIIGVGMSKFGELWDKSIREITLEAAMTAIFDSGVHGKDIDGIVVGNMSAGRFTGQEHLGALAADMGGMSSVTAYSVEAACASGAAAVRQAYMAIKSGEHDMMLVLGAEKMSDVTQSAAMDTMSVATDWEWEGMFGATLPALYAFMARRHMKEYGTTEEHLSMVTVKNHKNAQWNPWAQFQRPVPLEVVMRSGLIADPIRVLHSAPVTDGAAGLIMCSAEKAKEFTDSPVYVVSSEQASDTLALHDRRDITTMDAAVRASKTSLQESGLTIKDIDVFELHDSFTIGEIILTEDIGITEKGKGGKILEEGLTELDGKFPVNPSGGLKARGHPIGATGVAQVVEIALQLRGDAEKRQVDGAEKGMTVSVGGTGATAIVHILGR; translated from the coding sequence ATGGAAAAAGATGTAGCAATTATTGGAGTCGGAATGAGCAAGTTTGGCGAGCTCTGGGACAAGAGCATTCGAGAAATCACCCTTGAAGCGGCAATGACAGCCATCTTCGATTCTGGAGTACACGGTAAAGATATTGACGGAATTGTCGTAGGAAACATGAGCGCGGGTCGATTCACAGGGCAAGAACATCTTGGGGCCCTTGCAGCAGACATGGGTGGCATGAGCAGTGTCACAGCCTATAGTGTGGAAGCTGCCTGCGCAAGCGGTGCCGCTGCGGTCCGTCAGGCATACATGGCAATCAAGTCCGGTGAGCATGATATGATGCTTGTGCTGGGTGCCGAAAAGATGAGCGACGTGACTCAGAGCGCAGCAATGGACACCATGAGTGTAGCAACTGACTGGGAATGGGAAGGCATGTTCGGTGCAACACTACCAGCCCTATACGCATTCATGGCAAGGCGTCACATGAAGGAATACGGTACTACTGAGGAACACCTCAGCATGGTGACCGTGAAGAACCATAAGAATGCCCAGTGGAACCCATGGGCGCAGTTCCAGCGACCGGTCCCATTAGAGGTCGTCATGAGATCAGGGTTGATAGCAGACCCGATCAGGGTCCTACACTCGGCCCCAGTGACAGATGGAGCGGCTGGCCTCATCATGTGTTCTGCCGAGAAGGCAAAAGAGTTCACGGACTCGCCTGTCTATGTAGTATCATCTGAACAAGCAAGCGATACATTGGCACTCCATGACCGTAGAGATATCACGACCATGGATGCAGCAGTTCGTGCAAGTAAGACCTCTTTACAGGAGTCAGGTCTGACCATCAAAGACATTGATGTCTTCGAGCTACACGACAGCTTCACGATCGGAGAGATCATTCTGACAGAAGACATTGGGATCACCGAGAAAGGAAAGGGCGGTAAGATCCTAGAAGAGGGACTTACGGAATTAGATGGCAAATTCCCGGTCAACCCCTCAGGCGGACTCAAAGCAAGGGGTCATCCAATCGGAGCCACAGGTGTCGCGCAGGTCGTAGAGATCGCACTTCAACTCAGGGGCGATGCCGAGAAGAGGCAGGTGGATGGTGCCGAGAAAGGAATGACGGTCAGCGTCGGAGGTACGGGTGCAACTGCAATCGTGCATATTCTTGGGAGGTAA
- the trxB gene encoding thioredoxin-disulfide reductase has product MSTDSEWDLIIVGAGPAGMTSAIYGARYGMKTLLLESKVAGGAQATSPGIENYPGFNFIPGMELAEKMKEQALKSGATIKEITEVSSISKDEATEEFTIVTKRGEYKAKAIVLAMGGEYRKLGVPGEKEYTGRGVSYCATCDGPLFRGKTVAVVGGGNTAVTEALYLSEIVGKTYLIHRRDELRAEKALQDQILASNVEILWDTVVKEIKGEQLVTHIVIENVKSGEQKELPTDGVFMALGIVPSSEVAKEFGVKVNGRGEIITDKKQATNIPGIYAAGDVTDTMKQVVVACGNGAIAADSAYEYVRDLKSKSSK; this is encoded by the coding sequence ATGAGTACAGACAGTGAATGGGACCTAATAATAGTCGGTGCCGGTCCAGCCGGTATGACATCCGCAATATACGGAGCAAGATATGGTATGAAGACTCTACTCCTTGAGAGTAAAGTGGCTGGAGGCGCACAGGCAACTAGTCCGGGGATCGAGAACTATCCGGGTTTCAACTTCATCCCTGGAATGGAACTTGCCGAGAAGATGAAGGAACAGGCCTTGAAGAGCGGGGCGACAATTAAGGAGATCACAGAGGTCTCATCAATTAGTAAAGATGAAGCTACTGAAGAGTTTACGATAGTGACAAAACGAGGCGAGTACAAGGCAAAGGCAATAGTACTCGCAATGGGTGGAGAATACAGAAAGCTGGGAGTGCCGGGTGAGAAAGAATATACTGGTCGAGGAGTGTCATACTGTGCCACATGTGACGGACCACTATTCAGAGGAAAGACAGTGGCAGTGGTTGGTGGAGGAAACACGGCCGTGACCGAGGCGCTCTACCTCTCCGAGATCGTAGGCAAGACCTACCTCATCCATCGAAGAGATGAACTCCGTGCAGAGAAGGCGTTACAGGATCAAATTCTTGCAAGCAATGTAGAGATTCTGTGGGACACGGTTGTCAAAGAGATCAAGGGCGAGCAGCTCGTGACCCATATTGTCATTGAGAACGTGAAGTCAGGCGAACAAAAGGAATTACCGACCGATGGTGTGTTTATGGCTCTAGGGATCGTTCCCTCAAGCGAGGTCGCCAAGGAATTTGGGGTCAAGGTGAATGGCCGAGGTGAGATCATAACCGATAAGAAACAGGCCACCAACATCCCGGGAATCTATGCTGCGGGTGATGTCACGGACACAATGAAACAGGTCGTTGTTGCGTGTGGCAATGGTGCAATCGCTGCTGATTCTGCGTATGAGTACGTTCGTGATCTAAAGAGTAAGTCATCAAAATAA
- a CDS encoding hydroxymethylglutaryl-CoA synthase, producing MVGIIGYGVYIPKYRIKTEDIATVWGEDGAKLGKGLGVFEKSVPGPDEDVITISTEAARNAVKYAGIDPKDIGAIYVGSESHPYAVKPTGTIVLEAIGCDHNITCADYEFACKAGTAAIQTCMGLVQSDMIKLGMAIGSDTAQGRPGDALEYSAAAGGAAFVIGNDNPVATIETTVSFTTDTPDFWRREGEDFPSHGARFTGEPAYFRHVGAAAKLLFEKTKTTIDDWDYFVFHMPNGKFPVAMGKQLGVPKEKLEDSLVVRRIGNTYSGSSIIGLARVLDIAKPGSRIFMVSYGSGAGSDAFAITVEDEIENHRGKVPTVDDYIERKKYVDYSTYAKYRKKIKSLA from the coding sequence ATGGTTGGAATTATTGGTTATGGTGTATACATACCAAAATATCGCATCAAGACCGAAGATATTGCAACTGTCTGGGGTGAAGACGGTGCAAAATTAGGAAAAGGCCTTGGTGTATTTGAAAAGTCCGTACCGGGTCCGGATGAGGATGTTATAACAATCTCAACTGAGGCGGCTCGGAATGCGGTCAAATATGCAGGGATTGACCCGAAGGATATCGGAGCAATCTATGTTGGTTCAGAATCTCACCCATACGCGGTCAAGCCAACCGGAACGATCGTTCTTGAAGCGATTGGCTGCGACCACAACATCACATGTGCTGACTATGAATTTGCATGCAAGGCTGGAACAGCCGCGATTCAGACATGTATGGGACTGGTCCAATCGGACATGATCAAGCTGGGAATGGCCATTGGCTCGGACACGGCTCAAGGCAGACCTGGTGATGCTCTCGAGTACTCGGCAGCAGCAGGTGGAGCAGCCTTTGTCATTGGAAATGACAACCCTGTAGCGACCATTGAAACTACAGTATCGTTCACAACAGACACTCCAGACTTCTGGCGAAGAGAGGGTGAGGACTTCCCAAGCCATGGAGCACGATTCACAGGTGAGCCCGCATACTTTAGGCATGTCGGTGCAGCCGCAAAACTTCTCTTTGAGAAAACAAAGACAACCATTGATGACTGGGACTACTTTGTGTTCCATATGCCAAATGGAAAATTCCCTGTTGCAATGGGAAAGCAGTTGGGCGTGCCAAAAGAGAAACTCGAGGATAGTCTTGTTGTCAGACGAATTGGCAATACCTACTCCGGATCCTCAATAATAGGCTTGGCGCGGGTACTTGACATTGCAAAACCGGGTTCACGGATCTTCATGGTGTCATACGGCTCAGGCGCAGGAAGTGATGCGTTCGCCATAACAGTCGAAGACGAGATTGAGAATCACAGAGGTAAAGTCCCGACGGTTGATGACTATATCGAGCGCAAGAAGTACGTTGACTACTCAACCTATGCGAAATACAGGAAGAAGATCAAGTCATTAGCATAA
- a CDS encoding Zn-ribbon domain-containing OB-fold protein, which produces MSDKGVAQIWRKIKSLYNIEGSHCKTCDTYYFPPRLVCPKCRRKGDLEEFHFKGLGKIHTFAIVRQAPQDFKRQVPYIVAQVELDEGPRLTAQIVNCEPEEIEIGMRVRACFRKIREFGQEGIIVYGYKFEPTMKVTGHK; this is translated from the coding sequence ATGTCAGATAAAGGTGTAGCACAGATTTGGAGAAAGATCAAGTCACTATACAACATTGAAGGCAGCCATTGCAAAACGTGTGACACATACTACTTCCCTCCGCGTCTTGTCTGTCCAAAATGTCGAAGGAAAGGAGACCTTGAAGAGTTCCACTTCAAAGGACTTGGAAAAATACACACATTTGCAATTGTACGACAAGCACCTCAAGACTTCAAGCGACAGGTGCCGTACATCGTAGCCCAAGTAGAATTGGACGAGGGCCCACGTTTGACAGCACAGATTGTCAATTGCGAACCCGAAGAGATCGAGATAGGTATGCGAGTACGTGCCTGCTTCAGAAAGATTCGCGAGTTCGGACAAGAAGGGATTATCGTCTACGGATACAAGTTCGAGCCTACGATGAAAGTGACAGGTCACAAGTGA